A single genomic interval of Schistocerca americana isolate TAMUIC-IGC-003095 chromosome 2, iqSchAmer2.1, whole genome shotgun sequence harbors:
- the LOC124590047 gene encoding tRNA pseudouridine(38/39) synthase, translating into MAQNPARKQKRKTYTKEELQELSKEELISRVLQLEAYNTQLKCSLTKRLSEVENTVSIEETKRKRAFDFSNCIKRHIMLKVLYLGWNYQGLATQEDSTKTIEHELFAALYKTCLVESRETANYHRCGRTDKGVSAFCQAFTLDVRSNLTEEEVHSGSTNSELPYPKLLNRVLPSDIRVLSWTPVPQDFSARFDCKSRTYKYFFPRGNLDLQRISEATCYLVGSHDFRNLCKMDVKNGVINYIRDILSIELKVVSEDPAKVVSYDVCVLTVKGKGFLWHQIRCIVGVLFLIGQGKEEPTVIKDLLNVDINPQKPQYCLANEVPLNLFHCEFDEMGEIVDNDTLISVIHELQRIWTINAVKTTMVRSMLCCLQENIEQNANEQSSCLLDGVKRKVYQPLFERPKCDSLDERIQHYIKKKKIELPENEIENAK; encoded by the coding sequence ATGGCCCAAAATCCTGCCCGAAAACAGAAGAGAAAAACATATACAAAAGAAGAACTTCAGGAGTTGTCAAAAGAAGAACTGATCTCAAGAGTTCTGCAGTTGGAAGCCTATAACACACAATTAAAGTGTTCACTAACTAAACGACTGAGTGAAGTGGAGAATACAGTCAGTATTGAAGAAACAAAGCGCAAACGAGCTTTTGATTTTTCAAATTGCATTAAGAGGCATATTATGTTGAAAGTATTGTATCTTGGATGGAATTATCAGGGTCTAGCAACACAGGAGGACAGCACTAAAACGATTGAACATGAGCTGTTTGCAGCTCTGTACAAAACTTGCCTTGTTGAAAGCAGGGAGACTGCCAATTATCATCGATGTGGTCGTACAGATAAGGGTGTAAGTGCTTTCTGTCAGGCATTCACATTAGATGTTAGAAGCAACTTGACTGAAGAGGAAGTACACTCAGGAAGCACTAACTCAGAACTACCGTATCCAAAGCTTTTGAACCGTGTTTTGCCAAGTGACATTAGGGTTCTATCCTGGACACCTGTACCACAAGACTTCAGTGCAAGATTTGATTGCAAATCTAggacatacaaatattttttcccTAGAGGAAATTTAGATCTACAGAGGATTAGTGAAGCTACATGCTATCTGGTAGGTAGCCATGATTTTCGTAATTTGTGTAAAATGGATGTAAAGAATGGAGTAATCAATTATATAAGGGATATTCTTAGCATTGAACTGAAAGTTGTCTCCGAGGATCCTGCAAAAGTAGTATCATATGACGTGTGTGTACTAACGGTAAAAGGAAAAGGCTTTCTTTGGCACCAGATTAGATGCATTGTCGGTGTTTTGTTCTTAATTGGCCAAGGCAAGGAGGAGCCCACTGTTATAAAGGACTTACTAAACGTTGATATTAACCCACAGAAACCTCAGTATTGTCTTGCTAATGAAGTTCCACTTAATCTcttccattgtgaatttgatgaaatgggggagatagtggACAATGATACACTAATAAGTGTGATACATGAACTCCAGAGAATTTGGACAATTAATGCTGTTAAAACAACAATGGTGCGTTCTATGTTGTGCTGCTTGCAAGAAAATATAGAGCAAAATGCAAATGAACAAAGTTCATGCCTTCTTGATGGAGTGAAACGCAAAGTTTACCAGCCGCTCTTTGAGAGGCCAAAATGTGATAGTTTGGATGAGCGCATTCAGCATtacataaaaaagaagaaaattgagcTTCCAGAAAATGAGATAGAAAATGCGAAGTAG